A genomic segment from Ramlibacter agri encodes:
- a CDS encoding ABC transporter substrate-binding protein: MITKRIALALAAAALLLPALAQAQQKIVFATNWKAQASHGGFYQALADGTYKKYGLDVEIMQGGPQVNPRPLMLVGKVDMMIPLGMISMMEANKSKLPTILVGAFMQKDPTSLMAHAGQYKTFQDLTKAKTIYIAKGSQFSFWKWMTASRGFSDDQFKPYNYSSAPFLADKASVQQAYVTAEPIYLAMDGVKTDVFMLADQGWEAYANMIEVRRDLVEKNPAMIQKFIDASAIGWYQYLYGGDRKAAYALMKKDNPEMTDEKLDAEFHKLQEMGMVDAGDARAKGIGAMSMDRIKRFNAEMVKAGVFGAGDIDINGLATDRFVNKGVGLDLRAKLAK, translated from the coding sequence ATGATCACGAAACGCATCGCCCTGGCGCTGGCCGCCGCCGCCCTGCTGCTGCCCGCCCTGGCGCAGGCGCAGCAGAAGATCGTGTTCGCCACGAACTGGAAGGCGCAGGCCAGCCACGGCGGCTTCTACCAGGCGCTGGCCGACGGCACCTACAAGAAGTACGGGCTCGACGTGGAGATCATGCAGGGCGGCCCGCAGGTGAACCCGCGCCCGCTGATGCTGGTGGGCAAGGTGGACATGATGATCCCGCTGGGGATGATCAGCATGATGGAGGCGAACAAGAGCAAGCTGCCCACCATCCTGGTCGGCGCCTTCATGCAGAAGGACCCCACTTCGCTGATGGCGCATGCGGGCCAGTACAAGACCTTCCAGGACCTGACCAAGGCCAAGACGATCTACATCGCCAAGGGCAGCCAGTTCAGCTTCTGGAAGTGGATGACGGCCAGCCGCGGCTTCAGCGACGACCAGTTCAAGCCCTACAACTATTCCTCGGCGCCCTTCCTGGCCGACAAGGCCTCCGTGCAGCAGGCCTACGTGACGGCGGAACCGATCTACCTGGCCATGGACGGCGTGAAGACCGATGTCTTCATGCTGGCCGACCAGGGCTGGGAGGCGTACGCGAACATGATCGAGGTGCGCCGCGACCTGGTGGAGAAGAACCCTGCGATGATCCAGAAGTTCATCGACGCGTCCGCGATCGGCTGGTACCAGTACCTGTATGGCGGCGACCGCAAGGCCGCCTACGCGCTGATGAAGAAGGACAATCCGGAGATGACGGACGAAAAGCTCGACGCCGAATTCCACAAGCTGCAGGAGATGGGCATGGTGGACGCGGGCGATGCTCGCGCCAAAGGCATCGGCGCGATGTCGATGGACCGCATCAAGCGCTTCAACGCGGAAATGGTGAAGGCCGGCGTGTTCGGCGCCGGCGACATCGACATCAACGGCCTGGCCACCGACCGCTTCGTCAACAAGGGCGTGGGCCTGGACCTGCGCGCCAAGCTGGCCAAGTAG
- a CDS encoding FAD-binding oxidoreductase, protein MNNLAAFQRDIEGIACLTSDGELRSRARDYYWYSPVLDAQLRDCRADIVVLPATEDEVLRVAAAVARHRLKVTVRGGGTGNYGQAVPLQGGVVLDMTLLNRVLEIGPGFVRVQAGACLEAVLNTVRAEGQQLMIYPSTMSIATVGGFIAGGSAGIGSVRHGILRESGTMRSLRVVTLEEQPRVLTLKGKDVELVHHAWGTNGIMIEAELALVPAVDWLQCVALFPSYPEVIRFGSAVQASGIDVFLLSAVDRRFGPYYRDFGARFDGSADAIFTMVNPSDRARFTELVQKHGGTLSMCMTPQEAQAAGLPPVHECAYNHTTLRALKVDRGWTYLQMVVPVDRAPELVAQQIERYGDEMLMHHEFARLAGQPRLSGLVLLQYLDEERLDEVQQELRQDGCHVMNAHVYVLEKSGRKEMGDEEIRFKHSTDPLGLMNPGKILSLS, encoded by the coding sequence ATGAACAACCTGGCTGCGTTCCAGCGCGATATCGAAGGCATCGCCTGCCTCACCAGCGACGGCGAGCTGCGCTCGCGGGCGCGCGACTACTACTGGTACAGCCCGGTGCTGGACGCGCAGCTGAGGGACTGCCGTGCCGACATCGTGGTGCTGCCGGCCACCGAGGACGAAGTGCTGCGCGTCGCCGCGGCCGTCGCGCGGCATCGCCTCAAGGTGACGGTGCGTGGCGGCGGCACCGGCAACTACGGCCAGGCCGTGCCCCTGCAAGGCGGCGTGGTGCTGGACATGACCCTGCTGAACCGGGTGCTGGAGATCGGGCCGGGCTTCGTGCGGGTGCAGGCCGGCGCCTGCCTGGAGGCGGTGTTGAACACGGTGCGGGCCGAGGGCCAGCAGCTGATGATCTACCCCTCGACGATGAGCATCGCCACGGTGGGCGGCTTCATCGCCGGCGGCTCGGCCGGCATCGGTTCGGTGCGGCACGGCATCCTGCGCGAATCCGGCACGATGCGCTCGCTGCGCGTGGTGACCCTGGAGGAGCAGCCGCGGGTGCTGACCCTGAAGGGCAAGGACGTCGAACTGGTGCACCACGCCTGGGGCACCAACGGCATCATGATCGAGGCGGAGCTCGCGCTGGTGCCGGCGGTGGACTGGCTGCAGTGCGTGGCCCTGTTCCCCAGCTATCCGGAGGTGATCCGCTTCGGCTCCGCGGTGCAGGCGAGCGGCATCGACGTCTTCCTCCTGAGCGCCGTGGACCGGCGCTTCGGCCCCTACTACCGGGACTTCGGCGCCCGCTTCGACGGCAGCGCCGACGCCATCTTCACGATGGTGAACCCGAGCGACCGCGCTCGCTTCACCGAGCTCGTGCAAAAGCACGGCGGCACGCTGTCCATGTGCATGACGCCGCAGGAGGCGCAGGCCGCGGGCCTGCCGCCCGTGCACGAGTGCGCCTACAACCACACGACCCTGCGCGCGCTGAAGGTCGATCGCGGCTGGACCTACCTGCAGATGGTCGTTCCGGTCGACCGCGCCCCCGAACTCGTCGCGCAGCAGATCGAGCGCTATGGCGACGAGATGCTGATGCACCACGAATTCGCCCGCCTCGCCGGCCAGCCGCGCCTGTCCGGCCTGGTGCTGCTGCAGTACCTGGACGAGGAGCGGCTCGACGAGGTGCAGCAGGAACTGCGGCAGGACGGCTGCCACGTGATGAACGCGCACGTCTACGTCCTCGAAAAGAGCGGGCGCAAGGAAATGGGCGACGAGGAGATCCGCTTCAAGCACAGCACCGACCCGCTGGGCCTGATGAACCCCGGCAAGATCCTTTCGCTCTCTTGA
- a CDS encoding ABC transporter permease: protein MLAPTIEVPEAALAEDDTARTRERARVRRERLLTIGAPLLLMVLALGAWEAFVRLKEIPPYILPAPSLVLKTLWLKWPSLQPSLLFTAKLTLLALGCAVLGGVALGTLFALSRYVEVALFPYAVILQVTPIVAIAPLIMIYVDSTTAALLICAWIVAFFPILSNTVIGLRSADHNLRDLFTLYKASPWQRFRLLLVPTAMPNFLAGLKVSGGLALIGAVVAEFVAGAAGKETGLASRIFEASFRSDVPLMFAALLLVSMCGIVIFLATTWLTRKVLGHWHESEMKRER, encoded by the coding sequence ATGTTGGCGCCGACCATTGAAGTCCCCGAGGCCGCGCTGGCCGAAGACGACACGGCCCGCACGCGCGAGCGTGCACGGGTGCGGCGCGAACGGCTGCTGACCATCGGCGCGCCCCTGCTGCTGATGGTGCTGGCGCTGGGCGCCTGGGAAGCCTTCGTGCGCCTGAAGGAAATCCCGCCCTACATCCTGCCGGCGCCTTCGCTGGTGCTGAAGACGCTGTGGCTGAAGTGGCCGTCGCTGCAGCCTTCGCTGCTGTTCACCGCGAAGCTCACCTTGCTCGCACTGGGATGCGCCGTGCTGGGCGGCGTGGCGCTCGGGACGTTGTTCGCCCTCTCGCGCTACGTCGAGGTGGCCCTGTTCCCCTACGCAGTCATCCTGCAGGTAACGCCGATCGTCGCGATCGCCCCGCTGATCATGATCTACGTGGACAGCACCACGGCCGCCCTGCTGATCTGCGCGTGGATCGTCGCCTTCTTTCCCATCCTGTCCAACACGGTGATCGGCCTGCGCAGCGCCGACCACAACCTGCGCGACCTGTTCACCTTGTACAAGGCCAGCCCCTGGCAGCGCTTCCGCCTGCTGCTGGTGCCCACGGCGATGCCCAACTTCCTGGCCGGCCTCAAGGTGTCTGGCGGCCTGGCGCTGATCGGGGCGGTGGTGGCGGAGTTCGTGGCGGGCGCCGCCGGCAAGGAGACGGGCCTGGCTTCGCGCATCTTCGAGGCCAGCTTCCGCAGCGACGTGCCGCTGATGTTCGCGGCGCTGCTGCTCGTGTCCATGTGCGGCATCGTCATCTTCCTGGCCACCACCTGGCTCACGCGCAAGGTGCTGGGCCACTGGCACGAAAGCGAAATGAAGAGGGAGCGATGA
- a CDS encoding ABC transporter ATP-binding protein — MQDTEAPGRLIRLARANKRYSNGTLALRDMTLDVNRGEFISLLGPSGCGKSTALRMMAGLLEPSSGSVEWTAGAKGASEHTRDVSFVLQEPTLMPWASIFDNVYLPLRIAGVSRAKAADEVRSALALVGLSRFADVYPRELSGGMKMRASIARAMVTKPRLLLMDEPFAALDEMTRAKLNDDVLQLWSDLGLTVVFVTHNVWEAVYLSTRVVVMAARPGRVLEEIAIDGPQPRQEAFRASAGYAEQCVRISGALKESLVHVGADH; from the coding sequence ATGCAAGACACCGAGGCCCCCGGCCGGCTGATCCGGCTGGCGCGCGCCAACAAGCGCTATTCCAACGGCACGCTCGCCCTGCGCGACATGACGCTCGACGTCAACCGCGGCGAGTTCATCAGCCTGCTGGGGCCTTCGGGCTGCGGCAAGAGCACGGCGCTGCGCATGATGGCCGGCCTGCTGGAGCCCTCCTCCGGCAGCGTCGAGTGGACCGCCGGCGCCAAGGGCGCGAGCGAGCACACGCGCGACGTCAGCTTCGTGCTCCAGGAGCCGACCCTGATGCCCTGGGCGTCGATCTTCGACAACGTCTACCTGCCGCTGCGCATTGCCGGCGTGTCGCGCGCCAAGGCCGCCGACGAAGTGAGGTCTGCGCTGGCGCTGGTCGGCCTCTCGCGCTTTGCCGACGTCTACCCGCGCGAGCTGTCCGGCGGCATGAAGATGCGCGCCTCGATCGCGCGCGCCATGGTGACCAAGCCGCGCCTGCTGTTGATGGACGAGCCCTTCGCCGCGCTGGACGAAATGACGCGCGCCAAGCTGAACGACGACGTCCTGCAGCTGTGGAGCGACCTGGGCCTGACGGTGGTCTTCGTCACGCACAACGTCTGGGAAGCCGTGTACCTGTCCACCCGCGTCGTCGTGATGGCCGCGCGCCCGGGCCGGGTGCTGGAGGAGATCGCCATCGACGGCCCGCAACCGCGCCAGGAAGCGTTCCGCGCTTCCGCAGGCTATGCCGAGCAATGCGTGCGCATCTCCGGTGCGCTGAAGGAGAGCCTGGTCCATGTTGGCGCCGACCATTGA
- a CDS encoding creatininase family protein: protein MKRFWADYSAPELAALDRDRLIAVLPVSAIEQHGPHLPLSVDTTIVEGIVQRIAGQLPDDVPALFLPTQRIGKSNEHSRYPGTLTLSIQTLVNLWMEIGDCVAAAGVRKMVIFNSHGGQGMVGEIVARDLRVKHDMLVVATNTYSFGTPPGLFSASETQHGIHGGDKETSVVLALRPDLVDMTKARNFRSSAEKLVAETRHLSINARAKLAWQIQDLNPEGACGDASNATAEKGHAVIDHVATQFIEMLRDLDATSPDWLAQRPLHV from the coding sequence ATGAAGCGCTTTTGGGCCGATTACTCCGCGCCGGAACTGGCCGCCCTGGACCGCGACCGGCTGATCGCCGTGCTGCCGGTTTCCGCCATCGAACAGCATGGGCCGCACCTGCCGCTGTCGGTGGACACCACCATCGTCGAAGGCATCGTGCAGCGCATCGCCGGGCAACTTCCCGACGACGTGCCCGCCCTGTTCCTGCCCACGCAGCGCATCGGCAAGAGCAACGAGCATTCGCGCTACCCCGGCACCCTGACCTTGTCCATCCAGACCCTGGTCAACCTGTGGATGGAGATCGGCGACTGCGTGGCTGCCGCGGGCGTGCGCAAGATGGTCATCTTCAACAGCCACGGCGGCCAGGGCATGGTGGGCGAGATCGTCGCCCGCGACCTGCGCGTCAAGCACGACATGCTGGTGGTCGCCACCAACACCTATTCCTTCGGCACGCCGCCCGGCCTGTTCAGCGCCTCCGAGACGCAGCACGGCATCCACGGCGGCGACAAGGAGACCTCCGTGGTGCTGGCCCTGCGGCCGGACCTGGTGGACATGACGAAGGCGCGCAACTTCCGCTCCAGCGCCGAGAAGCTGGTGGCGGAGACCCGGCACCTGTCGATCAACGCGCGCGCCAAGCTGGCCTGGCAGATCCAGGACCTGAACCCCGAAGGCGCCTGCGGCGACGCCAGCAACGCCACGGCGGAAAAGGGCCACGCCGTCATCGACCACGTCGCCACGCAGTTCATCGAGATGCTGCGCGACCTGGACGCGACCAGCCCCGACTGGCTGGCCCAGCGTCCGCTGCACGTCTGA
- a CDS encoding amidohydrolase family protein translates to MTQQQIDAVAIPPPLRGFASGAPPARAFRLAWAAGRITQIEPVAGPPRGIAASAFVDLHVHIDKTYTVDEVGEAQGDLQTAIGKMQAARGRWTEAQVRARMTRALQDAWASGTRAMRTHLDWTGVEVPVALPVLREVREEWRGRIELQFVSLTALDLFDVDGAAQRRAGTLRQHGGILGAFVYRNEAAADKLRRVFELAARNDLLLDLHVDEGLHPDAQALSAVAHLTVEFGLQGRVTCGHACSLAIQPRAQAEETLARCAAAGIHLVALPTSNLYLQGDWSGTPVQRGITRVREARAAGVNVCVATDNVADAFYPYGSYDLLETWGLAVQMAHLPDAAAWLDAITTNPASAMGLAWDGRLRVGAPADLVVMPAASGYELVTPSGRQRQVYRDGAAVS, encoded by the coding sequence ATGACCCAGCAGCAGATCGACGCCGTCGCCATCCCGCCGCCCCTGCGCGGCTTCGCCTCCGGGGCGCCGCCGGCCCGGGCCTTCCGCCTCGCGTGGGCGGCGGGCCGCATCACGCAGATCGAGCCCGTGGCGGGGCCGCCGCGCGGCATCGCGGCCAGCGCCTTCGTCGACCTGCACGTGCACATCGACAAGACCTACACGGTGGACGAGGTGGGCGAGGCGCAGGGCGACCTGCAGACGGCGATCGGCAAGATGCAGGCCGCGCGCGGGCGCTGGACCGAGGCGCAGGTCCGCGCGCGCATGACGCGCGCCTTGCAGGACGCCTGGGCCAGCGGGACGCGAGCGATGCGCACGCACCTGGACTGGACCGGCGTGGAAGTGCCGGTGGCGCTGCCGGTGCTGCGCGAGGTGCGCGAGGAATGGCGGGGGCGCATCGAACTGCAGTTCGTCTCGCTGACCGCGCTCGACCTGTTCGACGTCGATGGCGCGGCGCAGCGGCGTGCGGGTACGCTGCGCCAGCACGGCGGCATCCTCGGCGCCTTCGTGTACCGCAACGAGGCCGCGGCGGACAAGCTGAGGCGCGTGTTCGAACTCGCCGCGCGCAACGATCTGCTGCTGGACCTGCACGTCGACGAAGGCCTCCACCCAGACGCCCAGGCCTTGTCAGCCGTGGCGCACCTGACGGTCGAATTCGGCCTGCAAGGACGCGTCACCTGCGGCCACGCCTGCTCGCTGGCCATCCAGCCGCGGGCCCAGGCCGAGGAAACGCTGGCGCGCTGCGCGGCGGCCGGCATCCACCTCGTGGCGCTGCCCACGTCCAACCTGTACCTGCAGGGGGACTGGAGCGGCACGCCGGTGCAGCGCGGAATCACGCGGGTGCGCGAGGCGCGCGCGGCGGGCGTCAACGTCTGCGTCGCGACCGACAACGTCGCCGATGCCTTCTATCCCTACGGCAGCTACGACCTGCTGGAGACTTGGGGCCTGGCCGTGCAGATGGCGCACCTGCCCGATGCCGCGGCGTGGCTGGATGCGATCACGACGAACCCCGCAAGCGCCATGGGGCTGGCGTGGGACGGACGGCTGCGCGTCGGCGCGCCCGCGGACCTGGTGGTGATGCCAGCCGCGAGCGGCTATGAACTGGTCACGCCCTCGGGCCGGCAGCGCCAGGTCTACCGGGACGGAGCCGCCGTCAGCTGA
- a CDS encoding AraC family transcriptional regulator gives MGPLIRSTLLVKFTETAKRVGVDAADMFRHVGADLQCLGTPELLVPERWLAGMLDATERRTGFVSVGLAMAETWRMADNGPLALLLQHQPTLRHALGHYESYRHLRSETVTFRLFEFGELAVIRLELETERALPGRQPVELTLGSLMSLLRWCLGPAWKPREVRFTHAAPRELDVHARVFGCPVEFGCDFDCIVLKQADLDHPNPHGDVRLARFAKELLDYQPHGMRALTTLAVQRNLKVLLPKGRCSIAEVASQLGTSARTLQRRLEHERTEFSAVTNDVRRSLASLYLSDARYPVSQVATLLGFSEPSAFSRWFGAQFGQSPREWRAGAVVS, from the coding sequence ATGGGACCCCTGATCCGGAGCACCTTGCTGGTCAAGTTCACCGAAACCGCGAAGCGGGTGGGCGTCGATGCCGCCGACATGTTCCGCCACGTCGGCGCCGACCTGCAGTGCCTGGGAACCCCGGAGCTGCTGGTCCCCGAACGCTGGCTGGCCGGCATGCTCGATGCCACCGAGCGGCGCACCGGCTTCGTCTCGGTGGGCCTGGCGATGGCGGAGACCTGGCGGATGGCCGACAACGGCCCGCTCGCCCTGCTGCTGCAGCACCAGCCGACGCTGCGCCACGCCCTCGGCCACTACGAAAGCTACCGCCACCTGCGCAGCGAAACGGTGACCTTCCGGCTCTTCGAGTTCGGCGAACTCGCGGTCATCCGCCTGGAACTGGAGACCGAGCGCGCGCTCCCGGGCCGCCAACCCGTGGAACTGACGCTGGGCAGCCTGATGTCGCTGCTGCGCTGGTGCCTGGGCCCCGCCTGGAAGCCGAGAGAGGTCCGCTTCACCCATGCGGCGCCGCGCGAGCTGGACGTGCACGCCCGGGTGTTCGGATGCCCCGTGGAATTCGGCTGCGACTTCGACTGCATCGTGCTGAAGCAGGCGGACCTCGACCACCCCAATCCGCATGGCGACGTCCGGCTCGCCCGCTTCGCCAAGGAACTGCTCGATTACCAGCCCCACGGCATGCGCGCGCTGACGACGCTGGCCGTCCAACGCAACCTGAAAGTGCTGCTGCCGAAGGGGCGGTGCTCGATCGCGGAGGTCGCCTCGCAGCTGGGCACCAGCGCCCGCACGCTGCAGCGCCGGCTCGAGCATGAGCGCACCGAGTTTTCGGCGGTGACGAACGACGTGCGGCGCAGCCTGGCCAGCCTGTACCTGAGCGACGCGCGCTATCCGGTCTCGCAGGTCGCCACCTTGCTCGGGTTCTCCGAGCCCAGCGCCTTCTCGCGCTGGTTCGGCGCGCAGTTCGGGCAGTCGCCGCGCGAGTGGCGCGCCGGCGCCGTCGTCAGCTGA
- a CDS encoding response regulator transcription factor, giving the protein MTRLAEQRQEAGGPSRKVHVVDDDPMVLAAIARLLRLHDFDVAIHAGAQAFLDAYDPAQTCCALVDVAMPGMDGLALQALLLQRDGPPLVFLSGFADVATCAAAMRHGAVDFLKKPVDEAMLVAALERALQRDAQMRERRAERSDAERRLATLTAREFEVLQHVMSGRLNKQIAYDLDIAEKTVKVHRARAMEKMGVQSVAAVVQLVERWLADAVRARGKQPG; this is encoded by the coding sequence ATGACAAGACTCGCGGAACAGCGACAGGAGGCAGGCGGACCATCGCGCAAGGTGCACGTCGTCGACGACGACCCGATGGTGCTGGCGGCGATTGCGCGGCTGTTGCGGCTGCACGACTTCGACGTCGCCATCCACGCCGGTGCGCAAGCCTTCCTGGACGCCTACGACCCGGCGCAGACGTGTTGTGCCCTGGTGGACGTGGCGATGCCGGGGATGGACGGCCTGGCCTTGCAGGCGCTGCTGCTGCAGCGGGACGGTCCTCCGCTGGTCTTCCTCAGCGGCTTCGCGGACGTGGCGACCTGCGCCGCGGCGATGCGGCACGGCGCGGTCGATTTCCTGAAGAAGCCCGTGGACGAGGCGATGCTGGTCGCCGCGCTGGAGCGCGCGCTGCAACGCGACGCGCAGATGCGCGAGCGGCGGGCGGAGCGCAGCGACGCCGAGCGCCGGCTGGCGACGCTGACCGCCCGCGAGTTCGAGGTGCTGCAGCACGTGATGAGCGGCCGCCTGAACAAACAGATCGCCTACGACCTGGACATCGCCGAGAAGACGGTGAAGGTCCATCGCGCGCGCGCCATGGAGAAGATGGGCGTGCAGTCGGTGGCCGCCGTCGTGCAGCTGGTGGAACGTTGGCTGGCAGACGCCGTGCGCGCGCGAGGAAAGCAGCCCGGGTAA
- a CDS encoding amidohydrolase family protein, with protein sequence MSRVIDLEISLPKSEADPSIHEITNGRPGNPFPGSLPRPPGYGFENYKHVFRQATNRKPAGEAQHDGGTEQLVKDMDAAGIEAGLLVGARNDQIGAIHKKFPGRFFTLVTIDPNDGMRGVRELERLVREEGAGGIRVSPLYTCIPANDKRYYPLYAKCVELDVPVRIYTSMTYANDRPYDIAHPRHLDDICIHFPELRVIAGLGGWPWINDMVGLLRRHPNLYADTAAHRPKYLAQEGSGWEQFLQFGNTLLQDKIMVGLSRYLFGCSFGELIQEYQSLPIKEKVMEKWLYTNAATFFRLG encoded by the coding sequence ATGTCACGCGTCATCGATCTCGAGATCTCCCTGCCCAAGAGCGAAGCGGATCCTTCGATCCACGAGATCACCAACGGCCGTCCCGGCAACCCGTTTCCCGGCTCGCTGCCGCGCCCCCCGGGCTATGGCTTCGAGAACTACAAGCACGTGTTCCGCCAGGCCACCAACCGCAAGCCGGCCGGCGAAGCGCAGCATGACGGCGGCACGGAGCAACTGGTCAAGGACATGGACGCGGCCGGCATCGAAGCCGGCCTGCTGGTGGGCGCGCGCAACGACCAGATCGGCGCCATCCACAAGAAGTTTCCCGGCCGCTTCTTCACCCTGGTGACGATCGATCCCAACGACGGCATGCGCGGCGTGCGCGAGCTGGAGCGGCTGGTGCGCGAGGAGGGCGCGGGCGGCATCCGCGTCTCGCCGCTTTACACCTGCATTCCCGCCAACGACAAGCGCTACTACCCGCTTTACGCGAAGTGCGTGGAGCTGGACGTGCCGGTGCGCATCTACACCTCGATGACGTATGCCAACGACCGTCCGTACGACATCGCGCACCCGCGCCACCTGGACGACATCTGCATTCACTTCCCCGAGCTGCGCGTCATCGCCGGCCTGGGCGGCTGGCCCTGGATCAACGACATGGTGGGCCTGCTGCGCCGCCACCCCAACCTGTATGCCGACACGGCGGCGCACCGCCCCAAGTACCTGGCGCAGGAGGGCTCGGGCTGGGAGCAGTTCCTGCAGTTCGGCAACACGCTGCTGCAGGACAAGATCATGGTGGGCCTGTCGCGCTACCTGTTCGGCTGCTCGTTCGGCGAATTGATCCAGGAATACCAGTCGCTCCCCATCAAGGAAAAAGTGATGGAGAAGTGGCTGTACACGAACGCCGCCACCTTCTTCCGCCTGGGCTGA
- a CDS encoding ABC transporter permease, protein MLRFTIFRILHAVPLLVAVILAIFLMQQAIPGDPVQAMVGDFPVPPAFREAIEKKYRLNDPLPVRIGTYFNNLLHGDLGFSYHAQRPVLDMVLERAPRTILLAAAGFAVAIPLGMLIGVLTGTTRRRSMDQAGTTVTLILYAVPTFWLGQLLVILFALKLGWFPTQGMGPLLSQATGLQWVLERLHYLALPVAAFAIHDGMRVARIMRASVIDTLGQGYIVTARAKGLRRSAIIWRHIVRNSSLPLVTIAGYAIGSALGGAVLLETVFTWPGLGLLLIESIRTSDNLMVMGVVIFSALAVVTMNFVVDVLYALIDPRIRHQR, encoded by the coding sequence ATGCTGCGCTTCACCATCTTCCGCATCCTGCACGCGGTGCCGCTGCTGGTGGCCGTGATCCTGGCCATCTTCCTGATGCAGCAGGCCATTCCCGGCGACCCCGTGCAGGCCATGGTGGGCGACTTCCCGGTGCCGCCGGCCTTCCGCGAGGCCATCGAGAAGAAGTACCGCCTCAACGATCCGCTGCCGGTGCGCATCGGCACCTATTTCAACAACCTGCTGCACGGCGACCTGGGCTTCTCGTACCACGCGCAGCGGCCGGTGCTGGACATGGTGCTCGAGCGCGCGCCGCGCACCATCCTGCTCGCGGCTGCGGGCTTCGCTGTCGCCATACCATTGGGCATGTTGATCGGCGTGCTGACCGGCACCACGCGGCGAAGGTCGATGGACCAGGCGGGGACGACAGTCACCTTGATCCTGTATGCCGTGCCGACCTTCTGGCTCGGGCAGCTGCTGGTCATCCTGTTCGCGCTGAAGCTGGGTTGGTTCCCCACGCAGGGCATGGGCCCGCTGCTGTCGCAGGCCACCGGCCTGCAGTGGGTGCTGGAGCGCCTGCACTACCTGGCCTTGCCGGTGGCGGCCTTCGCCATCCATGACGGCATGCGCGTGGCCCGCATCATGCGTGCGAGCGTCATCGACACCCTGGGCCAGGGCTACATCGTGACGGCGCGCGCGAAGGGCCTGCGGCGCAGCGCCATCATCTGGCGCCACATCGTGCGCAACTCCAGCCTGCCGCTGGTCACCATCGCCGGCTACGCCATCGGCTCCGCGCTGGGCGGCGCCGTGCTGCTGGAAACCGTGTTCACCTGGCCGGGCCTGGGCCTGCTGCTGATCGAATCCATCCGCACCAGCGACAACCTGATGGTGATGGGCGTGGTGATCTTCTCCGCCCTCGCGGTGGTGACGATGAACTTCGTGGTCGACGTTCTGTACGCGCTGATCGACCCGCGCATCCGGCACCAGCGCTGA
- a CDS encoding ABC transporter permease: MTTTSATPGIVPSPRRPVLHGLGAALRGILRTRHGFIGLVLLAFLALVALCAPWIAPYGPFQQTPLSLAAPGAGHLFGTDNVGRDIFSMVLYGTRASLAIGFGAAFAALVVGGSVGILAGYFGGWIEAVLMRVTELFQTLPVVLFVLLAVALFGTSFWLLIAAVTLAIWPVEARLVYGQYLKLRDREFVAAARVLDLSTPHIILREILPNAMQPVIVQVALDASVAILIEAGLGFLGLSDPNMVSWGQLLFAAQDFMSQAWWMSVFPGAAICLAVIAFNLFADGLNEMADNRRKGPQVGLED; encoded by the coding sequence ATGACGACCACTTCCGCCACCCCGGGCATCGTCCCTTCGCCGCGACGCCCGGTGCTGCACGGCCTGGGCGCAGCGCTGCGCGGCATCCTGCGCACGCGCCATGGCTTCATCGGCCTCGTGCTGCTGGCCTTCCTGGCGCTCGTGGCCTTGTGCGCGCCCTGGATCGCGCCCTACGGTCCCTTCCAACAGACGCCGCTGAGCCTGGCCGCGCCGGGTGCGGGCCACCTGTTCGGCACCGACAACGTGGGGCGCGACATCTTCTCGATGGTGCTTTACGGCACCCGCGCCTCGCTGGCCATCGGCTTCGGCGCCGCCTTCGCCGCGCTCGTCGTGGGCGGCAGCGTCGGCATCCTGGCCGGCTACTTCGGCGGCTGGATCGAGGCCGTGCTGATGCGCGTCACCGAGCTGTTCCAGACCTTGCCGGTGGTGCTGTTCGTGCTGCTGGCGGTGGCGTTGTTCGGTACCAGCTTCTGGCTGCTGATCGCCGCCGTCACCCTGGCGATCTGGCCGGTGGAAGCGCGCCTCGTCTACGGCCAATACCTGAAGCTGCGCGATCGCGAGTTCGTTGCCGCGGCCCGGGTGCTCGACCTGTCAACCCCGCACATCATCCTGCGCGAGATCCTGCCCAACGCGATGCAGCCGGTGATCGTGCAGGTGGCGCTGGACGCCAGCGTCGCGATCCTGATCGAGGCGGGCCTGGGCTTCCTCGGCCTGTCGGACCCGAACATGGTGAGCTGGGGCCAGCTGCTGTTCGCGGCGCAGGACTTCATGAGCCAGGCCTGGTGGATGAGCGTGTTCCCGGGCGCGGCGATCTGCCTGGCGGTGATCGCCTTCAACCTCTTCGCCGACGGCCTCAACGAAATGGCGGACAACCGGCGCAAGGGTCCGCAAGTCGGACTGGAGGACTGA